A window of Jannaschia sp. M317 contains these coding sequences:
- the trpB gene encoding tryptophan synthase subunit beta — protein MPDDLLNSFMTGPDEKGRFGDFGGRFVSETLMPLILELEAQYEHAKTDDSFWAEMNDLWTNYVGRPSPLYYAERLTEKLGGAKIYLKRDELNHTGAHKINNVLGQIILARRMGKTRIIAETGAGQHGVATATVCAKFGLKCVVYMGAHDVERQSPNVFRMKLLGAEVIPVTSGRGTLKDAMNDALRDWVTNVEDTFYCIGTVAGPHPYPAMVRDFQAIIGKEAKEQMQAAEGRLPDTIIAAIGGGSNAMGLFFPFLDDKEVRIIGVEAGGKGVNEKMEHCASLTGGRPGVLHGNRTYLLQDDDGQILEGHSISAGLDYPGIGPEHSWLHDIGRAEYVSITDVEALEAFQLCCEMEGIIPALEPSHALAHVTKIAPDLPSDHIICMNMCGRGDKDIFTVARALGWDMGDVI, from the coding sequence ATGCCAGACGATCTGCTCAATTCCTTCATGACCGGCCCGGACGAAAAGGGCCGCTTCGGCGACTTTGGCGGGCGCTTCGTGTCCGAGACGCTGATGCCTCTGATCCTGGAGCTGGAGGCGCAGTACGAGCACGCCAAGACCGACGACAGCTTCTGGGCCGAGATGAACGATCTGTGGACCAACTACGTCGGCCGCCCCTCGCCGCTCTACTATGCCGAACGGCTGACCGAAAAGCTGGGCGGTGCCAAGATCTATCTCAAGCGGGACGAGCTGAACCACACCGGCGCGCACAAGATCAACAACGTGCTGGGCCAGATCATTCTGGCCCGCCGCATGGGCAAGACACGGATCATCGCCGAGACGGGCGCGGGACAGCACGGCGTCGCCACGGCGACTGTCTGCGCCAAGTTCGGCCTGAAGTGCGTGGTCTACATGGGGGCCCACGACGTCGAACGTCAAAGCCCCAACGTCTTCCGCATGAAGCTGCTGGGCGCCGAGGTCATCCCGGTGACGAGCGGGCGCGGCACCCTGAAGGACGCGATGAACGACGCGTTGCGCGACTGGGTCACCAACGTCGAGGATACCTTCTATTGCATCGGCACAGTCGCCGGCCCGCATCCTTATCCGGCGATGGTTCGTGATTTTCAGGCCATCATCGGCAAGGAAGCCAAGGAACAGATGCAGGCCGCCGAAGGTCGTCTGCCCGATACGATCATTGCCGCCATCGGTGGCGGATCCAACGCCATGGGCCTGTTCTTTCCGTTTCTCGACGACAAGGAGGTACGGATCATCGGCGTCGAGGCGGGCGGCAAGGGCGTGAACGAAAAGATGGAACACTGCGCTTCGCTGACCGGGGGACGTCCGGGCGTGTTGCACGGCAACCGGACCTACCTGCTGCAAGACGACGACGGGCAGATCCTGGAGGGGCACTCGATCTCGGCCGGATTGGACTATCCCGGTATCGGGCCGGAACACTCCTGGCTGCACGACATCGGCCGCGCCGAATACGTGTCCATCACCGATGTCGAAGCCCTGGAGGCGTTTCAGCTCTGCTGTGAGATGGAAGGAATCATTCCCGCGTTGGAGCCGTCGCATGCCTTGGCGCATGTCACCAAGATCGCGCCCGATCTGCCGTCCGACCACATCATCTGCATGAATATGTGCGGGCGTGGCGACAAGGACATCTTCACGGTTGCCCGCGCCTTGGGCTGGGACATGGGCGACGTCATCTAG
- the rpsA gene encoding 30S ribosomal protein S1 yields the protein MAQNATMEEFEALLNESLEIDTPTEGSVVKGKVIAIEAGQAIIDVGYKMEGRVDIKEFANPGEAPEIEVGDEVEVYLRNVENSRGEAVISREMARREAAWDRLEEAYGKEERVEGAIFGRVKGGFTVDLGGAVAFLPGSQVDVRPVRDAGPLMGLKQPFQILKMDRRRGNIVVSRRAILEESRAEQRAEVIGNLAEGQTVDGVVKNITEYGAFVDLGGVDGLLHVTDMAWRRVNDPREILSIGETVKVQVIKINKETHRISLGMKQLQDDPWDTVIAKYPLDSVHQGRVTNITDYGAFVELEPGVEGLVHVSEMSWTKKNVHPGKIVSTSQEVEVMVLEIDTAKRRVSLGLKQTMRNPWEVFAETHPEGTQVEGEVKNITEFGLFVGLPGDIDGMVHLSDLTWEGRGEDVIGDYRKGDIVKAVVSEVDTDKERISLSIKAADGDPYAEAIGGVKRGSIITVEVTKIEDGGIEVEYEGMKSFIRRSDLARDRADQRPERFGAGDKLDVRVTNVDSKSRRLGLSIKAREIAEEKEAVQQYGSSDSGASLGDILGAALKGDD from the coding sequence ATGGCTCAGAACGCGACTATGGAGGAATTCGAGGCCCTCCTTAATGAAAGCCTCGAAATCGACACGCCCACCGAAGGGTCGGTTGTCAAAGGCAAGGTCATCGCCATCGAGGCGGGCCAGGCCATCATCGACGTCGGCTACAAGATGGAAGGCCGCGTCGACATCAAAGAATTCGCGAACCCCGGCGAAGCCCCCGAGATCGAAGTGGGCGACGAGGTCGAAGTCTACCTCCGCAACGTCGAAAACTCCCGTGGCGAAGCCGTCATCTCGCGCGAGATGGCTCGCCGTGAGGCCGCTTGGGATCGCCTGGAAGAAGCCTATGGCAAGGAAGAGCGCGTCGAAGGCGCCATCTTCGGTCGCGTCAAGGGTGGCTTCACGGTCGACCTCGGCGGTGCCGTGGCCTTCCTGCCCGGTTCGCAGGTTGACGTCCGCCCCGTGCGTGACGCCGGCCCCCTGATGGGTCTCAAGCAGCCGTTCCAGATCCTGAAAATGGATCGCCGTCGTGGCAACATCGTGGTTTCGCGTCGTGCGATCCTCGAAGAAAGCCGTGCCGAGCAGCGTGCCGAAGTCATCGGCAACCTGGCCGAAGGTCAGACCGTCGACGGCGTCGTCAAGAACATCACCGAGTACGGCGCCTTCGTCGACCTGGGTGGCGTTGACGGCCTGCTGCACGTCACCGACATGGCTTGGCGCCGCGTCAACGACCCGCGCGAGATCCTGTCGATCGGCGAGACCGTCAAGGTCCAGGTCATCAAGATCAACAAGGAAACCCACCGTATCAGCCTCGGCATGAAGCAGCTGCAGGACGATCCTTGGGATACCGTGATCGCCAAGTACCCGCTGGATTCGGTCCATCAGGGCCGCGTCACGAACATCACCGACTACGGTGCGTTCGTGGAGCTGGAGCCTGGCGTCGAAGGTCTGGTGCACGTCTCCGAAATGTCCTGGACGAAGAAGAACGTCCATCCGGGCAAGATCGTGTCCACCTCGCAAGAGGTCGAGGTCATGGTGCTGGAGATCGATACCGCCAAGCGTCGCGTTTCGCTGGGTCTCAAGCAGACCATGCGCAACCCGTGGGAAGTCTTCGCTGAGACCCACCCCGAGGGCACGCAGGTCGAGGGCGAGGTCAAGAACATCACCGAGTTCGGTCTGTTCGTTGGTCTGCCGGGCGACATCGACGGCATGGTCCACCTGTCGGATCTGACCTGGGAAGGCCGTGGCGAAGACGTCATCGGCGACTACCGCAAGGGCGACATCGTCAAGGCGGTCGTGTCCGAGGTCGACACCGACAAGGAGCGTATCTCGCTGTCCATCAAGGCGGCTGACGGCGATCCCTATGCCGAGGCCATCGGCGGCGTGAAGCGCGGCTCGATCATCACTGTCGAGGTCACCAAGATCGAAGATGGCGGCATCGAGGTCGAGTACGAGGGCATGAAGTCGTTCATCCGTCGTTCCGACCTGGCGCGTGACCGTGCCGATCAGCGCCCCGAGCGTTTCGGCGCTGGCGACAAGTTGGACGTTCGCGTCACGAACGTCGACAGCAAGTCGCGTCGTCTGGGTCTGTCGATCAAGGCGCGCGAGATCGCCGAAGAGAAAGAGGCCGTGCAGCAGTATGGCTCCTCCGACTCGGGTGCCTCGCTGGGCGACATCCTCGGTGCGGCGCTCAAGGGCGACGACTGA
- a CDS encoding phosphoribosylanthranilate isomerase, with the protein MLRVTRRTGGVRVKICGLRTLGDVRAVADAGAAYMGLVFYPKSPRNVTVPQARDLALAAPVGLAKVALVVNPDDAALDAITSQVPLDMIQLHGAEPPARVAEVRARTGLPVMKALGVKDANDIARVADYESVADQILLDAKAPKGAVLPGGNGVAFDHALIAGRTWARPWMLAGGLTPDNVAEAIRLTGARQVDLSSGVESAPGVKDPDLIRAFCAAVA; encoded by the coding sequence ATGTTGCGGGTGACCCGGCGGACCGGGGGCGTCCGCGTCAAGATCTGCGGCCTGCGCACGCTGGGCGATGTTCGGGCGGTGGCTGACGCCGGGGCCGCCTATATGGGTCTCGTGTTCTATCCGAAATCGCCGCGCAACGTCACCGTGCCTCAGGCGCGGGACCTGGCGCTGGCCGCACCGGTCGGCTTGGCCAAGGTTGCCTTGGTCGTGAATCCTGACGACGCAGCGTTGGATGCGATCACGTCGCAGGTTCCGCTGGACATGATCCAACTGCACGGCGCCGAACCCCCCGCCCGCGTGGCCGAGGTGCGCGCCCGTACGGGGCTGCCGGTCATGAAGGCCCTGGGCGTCAAGGACGCCAACGACATCGCCCGCGTGGCGGACTACGAATCCGTCGCCGATCAGATCCTGCTGGACGCCAAAGCCCCCAAGGGTGCGGTGCTGCCGGGGGGCAACGGGGTGGCCTTTGATCATGCCCTGATTGCCGGGCGGACATGGGCGCGTCCCTGGATGCTGGCCGGGGGACTGACCCCCGACAACGTGGCCGAGGCGATTCGTCTGACCGGCGCGCGGCAGGTCGACCTGTCGTCCGGCGTCGAAAGCGCGCCAGGCGTCAAGGATCCCGATCTGATCCGGGCCTTTTGTGCCGCCGTCGCCTGA
- a CDS encoding AAA family ATPase: protein MRRVMIIGQPGSGKSTLARAVGEIAHLPVYHMDHIHWQPGWTERPKAEKAEICADIIARDRWVFEGGFSANWSDRLDRADAVIWLDMPLPLRLWRVFRRTLQYNGRTRPDLPENCPETFNADFYHYIWRTRSTGRDNCARLFAQARPDQMAHHFTNPKAARGYLHALRYAVRRGNLGVSHR, encoded by the coding sequence ATGCGCCGCGTGATGATCATCGGACAGCCCGGATCGGGCAAATCAACCCTTGCCCGCGCGGTGGGCGAAATCGCACATCTGCCCGTCTACCATATGGATCACATCCACTGGCAACCGGGTTGGACCGAACGGCCAAAGGCGGAAAAGGCCGAGATCTGCGCGGACATCATCGCCCGCGACCGCTGGGTGTTCGAAGGCGGTTTTTCCGCAAATTGGTCCGACCGGTTGGACCGGGCCGACGCGGTGATCTGGCTCGACATGCCGCTGCCGCTCCGCCTGTGGCGGGTGTTCCGTCGCACGCTGCAATATAACGGGCGCACACGCCCGGACCTGCCCGAAAACTGTCCCGAGACGTTCAACGCGGACTTCTACCACTACATCTGGCGCACGCGCAGCACGGGGCGGGACAATTGCGCCCGGCTTTTCGCACAGGCACGTCCCGATCAGATGGCGCACCATTTCACCAATCCCAAGGCGGCGCGCGGCTACCTTCATGCCCTGCGCTACGCCGTGCGGCGCGGCAACCTGGGCGTGTCGCACCGCTAG
- a CDS encoding DUF2130 domain-containing protein translates to MTDPKITCPDCRAEIPLTESLAGPLLDQTRRDAARRQQEALAAQKAAIEAAATQAARTAQATRLAEIEQAAQDREAEVAALRTRDAAREAKLAQAQKAQAEALARTQALADRERELELTIQTRVQTATDAARAKLAQEAEALAADRLAAEQQKAQLMLAEKDQKLDGLTRQIEMLQRKLEQGSQQRQGEAAEVVLEEQLARAFPGDALEPVPKGIRGADCLLRVAGGGAILWESKRTANWSRDWLPKLREDMRSAQADLCVLVSDARPDGAETFAQIEGVWVVAPRYAVALAHALREGMLRVAEARGAREGQATKTEMLYDYLTGPQFRARMEAVVEPFEAMQQALLKERKQMTAQWAAREKQLEKAMGAMMGMYGDVRGIAGAAVAEIGALEPDMLEERTDG, encoded by the coding sequence ATGACCGATCCCAAAATCACCTGTCCCGACTGCCGCGCGGAAATTCCGCTGACCGAATCGCTCGCCGGGCCGTTGCTGGACCAGACCCGCCGCGACGCCGCCCGCCGCCAGCAGGAAGCTTTGGCCGCGCAGAAGGCCGCCATCGAGGCCGCCGCCACCCAGGCCGCCCGCACCGCCCAGGCCACCCGCCTGGCCGAGATCGAGCAGGCCGCCCAGGACCGCGAGGCGGAGGTGGCCGCGCTGCGCACCCGCGATGCCGCCCGAGAGGCCAAGCTGGCCCAGGCGCAAAAGGCCCAGGCCGAGGCGTTGGCGCGCACCCAGGCCCTGGCGGATCGCGAGCGGGAGCTGGAACTGACCATCCAGACCCGCGTCCAGACCGCCACCGACGCCGCGCGTGCCAAACTGGCACAGGAGGCGGAGGCGCTGGCCGCCGACCGGCTGGCCGCCGAACAGCAGAAGGCCCAGCTGATGCTGGCCGAAAAGGATCAAAAGCTTGATGGGCTGACGCGCCAGATCGAGATGCTGCAGCGCAAATTGGAACAGGGCAGCCAGCAACGCCAGGGCGAGGCAGCCGAAGTCGTGCTGGAGGAACAGCTTGCCCGCGCGTTTCCCGGTGATGCCTTGGAACCCGTCCCCAAGGGTATCCGCGGGGCCGATTGCCTGCTGCGCGTGGCGGGCGGCGGCGCGATCCTTTGGGAAAGCAAGCGGACCGCCAATTGGTCCCGCGACTGGTTGCCCAAACTGCGCGAAGACATGCGCAGCGCACAGGCCGATCTTTGTGTCCTGGTGTCGGACGCCCGCCCGGACGGAGCAGAGACCTTTGCCCAGATCGAAGGCGTCTGGGTCGTGGCCCCGCGCTATGCCGTGGCGCTGGCCCATGCGCTGCGCGAGGGGATGTTGCGCGTGGCCGAGGCGCGGGGCGCGCGCGAAGGGCAGGCCACCAAGACCGAGATGCTTTACGATTACCTGACAGGCCCCCAGTTCCGCGCCCGGATGGAGGCGGTTGTCGAACCCTTCGAGGCGATGCAGCAAGCCCTTTTGAAGGAGCGAAAGCAAATGACCGCGCAATGGGCGGCCCGCGAGAAACAGCTTGAAAAGGCCATGGGGGCGATGATGGGAATGTATGGCGACGTCCGCGGCATCGCCGGAGCCGCCGTGGCGGAAATCGGTGCCCTGGAGCCTGACATGCTGGAGGAGAGAACCGATGGGTGA
- the ihfB gene encoding integration host factor subunit beta: MIRSELIQKVAEDNPHLYQRDVEKIVNTIFDEIVEALSAGDRVELRGFGAFSVKQRDARVGRNPRTGEAVEVEEKHVPFFKAGKLLRDRLNGKE; the protein is encoded by the coding sequence ATGATCCGTTCCGAACTGATACAAAAGGTCGCGGAAGATAATCCGCACCTTTATCAGCGCGACGTGGAGAAGATCGTGAACACGATCTTCGATGAAATCGTGGAGGCCCTGTCTGCGGGCGACCGCGTGGAGCTTCGGGGATTCGGGGCGTTTTCCGTGAAACAGCGGGATGCCCGCGTGGGGCGCAACCCCCGCACCGGAGAGGCCGTCGAAGTCGAAGAAAAACACGTCCCGTTCTTCAAGGCCGGCAAGCTTTTGCGCGACCGTCTGAACGGCAAGGAATGA
- the aroA gene encoding 3-phosphoshikimate 1-carboxyvinyltransferase: protein MSHGPATPLTARAAGPLQGEAHVPGDKSISHRSLILGAMAVGETRVTGLLEGQDVLDTGRAMQAFGASVHKEGDTWVVHGVGVGGFLEPEDVIDCGNSGTGVRLLMGAAATHGFSVTYTGDASLRSRPMARVTDPLALFGAQAFGRSGGRLPMTLVGAADPVPVRYATPVPSAQVKSAVLLAGLNAPGETVVIEREATRDHSERMLRGFGAEVDVSETTEGRVITLVGQPELSPQVIVVPRDPSSAAFPVCAALIVPGSDVLVPNIGLNPTRAGLFETLRDMGADLTYENPREEGGEPVADLRARFSPDMKGIEVPPERAASMIDEYPVLSVVAAHAEGTTVMRGVKELRVKESDRIDAMAVGLRACGVTVRDGEDWWEVDGLGTGGLTGGATVAVHLDHRIAMSFLVAGMAARQGITVDDAGPIATSFPIFRDLMGQLGAVFDTPEA, encoded by the coding sequence ATGAGCCACGGACCCGCCACCCCCCTGACCGCCCGCGCCGCGGGGCCCCTGCAAGGCGAAGCCCATGTGCCGGGGGACAAGTCGATCAGCCACCGCTCGCTGATCCTGGGGGCCATGGCCGTGGGCGAGACGCGGGTGACCGGCCTGCTGGAGGGGCAGGACGTGCTGGATACCGGCCGCGCGATGCAGGCCTTCGGGGCTTCGGTTCACAAGGAGGGCGACACCTGGGTCGTGCACGGCGTCGGGGTGGGCGGGTTCCTGGAACCGGAGGACGTGATCGATTGCGGCAACTCGGGCACCGGGGTGCGGTTGTTGATGGGGGCGGCGGCGACCCATGGATTCTCGGTCACCTATACTGGCGATGCCAGCCTGCGGTCGCGGCCCATGGCGCGGGTAACCGATCCGCTGGCGTTGTTCGGGGCGCAGGCCTTTGGCCGCTCTGGCGGGCGCTTGCCGATGACGCTGGTGGGGGCGGCGGATCCGGTTCCGGTCCGCTACGCCACGCCCGTTCCCTCGGCGCAGGTGAAGTCGGCAGTGTTGCTGGCCGGGTTGAACGCACCGGGCGAGACGGTGGTTATCGAACGCGAGGCCACCCGCGACCACAGTGAACGCATGCTGCGTGGATTCGGGGCCGAGGTCGATGTGTCCGAAACCACGGAGGGGCGTGTCATCACCCTGGTCGGCCAGCCGGAGCTGTCGCCGCAGGTGATCGTCGTGCCGCGCGACCCGTCCTCGGCGGCCTTCCCGGTCTGCGCGGCGCTGATCGTGCCCGGCTCGGACGTGCTGGTGCCGAACATCGGGCTGAACCCGACCCGCGCCGGTCTGTTCGAGACGCTGCGCGACATGGGCGCGGACCTGACCTACGAGAACCCGCGTGAGGAGGGGGGCGAGCCGGTGGCCGATCTGCGGGCGCGGTTCTCGCCCGATATGAAGGGGATCGAGGTGCCGCCGGAGCGCGCGGCCTCGATGATCGACGAATATCCGGTCCTGTCGGTCGTGGCCGCCCATGCCGAGGGGACGACCGTCATGCGCGGCGTCAAGGAATTGCGCGTCAAGGAATCGGACCGGATCGACGCCATGGCCGTGGGCCTGCGCGCCTGCGGCGTGACCGTCCGCGATGGCGAAGACTGGTGGGAGGTCGATGGACTTGGCACCGGCGGGCTGACCGGCGGGGCGACCGTTGCGGTCCATCTGGACCACCGGATCGCCATGAGTTTCCTTGTGGCCGGGATGGCTGCAAGGCAGGGGATCACCGTGGACGATGCCGGGCCGATCGCCACGTCCTTTCCGATCTTTCGCGATTTGATGGGGCAGCTGGGCGCCGTGTTCGACACGCCCGAGGCCTGA
- a CDS encoding dienelactone hydrolase family protein, which produces MGERHEYFAGEDRMSGYRARPEVANGAALLVLPAFAGLREFEMAQCDHFAALGYEVLGVDYYGDGWATSDMDAAGAAMAVLNADRHLFLRRTEAALAQAQGWAAKVGAMGFCLGGKGVLDLARAGHLDAAVSLHGVYDAPPFGGLPMPPVLLCHGWNDPLATPAQFVDLVAELEAHSSDWHALTFGQTGHAFTNPARGNEVPGMGYHAASARRTQAAVETFLAEQLL; this is translated from the coding sequence ATGGGTGAACGACACGAGTATTTCGCCGGAGAGGACCGCATGTCGGGCTATCGCGCCCGACCCGAGGTGGCCAATGGCGCGGCGCTTCTGGTGCTGCCGGCCTTTGCCGGGCTGCGCGAGTTCGAAATGGCGCAATGCGACCACTTTGCCGCGTTGGGCTATGAGGTTCTGGGCGTCGACTATTATGGCGACGGCTGGGCCACGTCGGACATGGACGCTGCGGGCGCGGCCATGGCCGTGCTGAATGCCGACCGGCATCTGTTCCTGCGCCGGACCGAGGCCGCGCTGGCCCAGGCGCAGGGGTGGGCGGCGAAGGTCGGGGCGATGGGTTTCTGCCTGGGCGGCAAGGGCGTGCTGGACCTGGCGCGGGCCGGACATCTGGATGCGGCGGTGTCGTTGCACGGTGTCTATGACGCACCGCCTTTCGGGGGGCTGCCGATGCCGCCGGTCCTGCTGTGTCATGGTTGGAACGACCCCTTGGCGACACCCGCGCAGTTCGTGGACCTGGTGGCGGAGCTGGAGGCGCATTCGAGTGATTGGCATGCCCTGACATTTGGCCAGACGGGGCACGCCTTTACCAATCCTGCCCGAGGGAACGAGGTTCCGGGGATGGGTTATCACGCCGCCTCCGCGCGGCGTACGCAGGCGGCGGTCGAGACGTTTCTGGCCGAACAATTGCTTTAA
- a CDS encoding d(CMP) kinase, with protein MSFTVAIDGPAAAGKGTISRAVAAHFGMQHLDTGLLYRAVGARVDAGEDAVTAARTLTPNDLARSDLRTPAAAAAASRIATRPEVREALVEFQRSFARLPQGAVLDGRDICTVICPDAEVKLYVTASPEIRAERRYAELVEKGLDVTRQSVLEDVLARDARDMGRADAPLVAAPDATVLDTSSMSIAQAVAAAIDAVTRVKTPGA; from the coding sequence ATGAGTTTCACAGTAGCAATCGACGGCCCGGCGGCGGCGGGCAAGGGCACGATCAGCCGTGCCGTCGCTGCCCATTTCGGGATGCAGCATCTGGACACCGGACTGCTTTATCGCGCGGTCGGGGCACGGGTCGACGCCGGCGAAGACGCCGTGACGGCGGCGCGCACCCTGACGCCCAACGACCTGGCGCGCAGCGACCTGCGCACCCCTGCCGCCGCCGCCGCCGCCAGCCGGATCGCAACCCGGCCCGAGGTCCGCGAAGCGCTGGTTGAGTTTCAGCGCAGCTTTGCCCGTCTGCCGCAGGGTGCCGTTCTGGATGGTCGCGACATCTGCACCGTGATCTGCCCCGATGCAGAGGTGAAGCTATACGTGACCGCGTCCCCGGAAATCCGGGCCGAGCGGCGATATGCGGAACTGGTGGAAAAAGGGCTCGATGTGACGCGGCAGAGCGTGTTGGAGGATGTGCTGGCCCGCGATGCCCGCGACATGGGCCGGGCCGACGCGCCGCTGGTGGCGGCCCCGGATGCGACGGTGCTGGACACCTCGTCCATGTCCATCGCGCAGGCGGTCGCGGCGGCCATCGATGCGGTCACCCGGGTAAAGACGCCAGGGGCCTGA
- a CDS encoding LapA family protein, which yields MSFIRYLFLGLLAFVLIVLALANRSVVTLRLLPEDLGLSLGYGQGVTLPLFVVIFLAIALGLLIGFVWEWLREHKHRAEARTQRAQKERLEKELAKQQAVSEPDEVLALLDTPR from the coding sequence ATGAGCTTTATTCGCTATCTCTTCCTTGGCCTGCTGGCCTTTGTGCTGATCGTCCTGGCCTTGGCCAATCGGTCGGTCGTGACCCTGCGCCTGCTGCCCGAAGATCTGGGTCTGTCGCTGGGGTACGGGCAGGGCGTGACCCTGCCGCTGTTCGTCGTGATCTTCCTGGCCATCGCGCTGGGCCTTTTGATCGGGTTCGTCTGGGAATGGCTGCGCGAGCACAAGCACCGCGCCGAAGCCCGGACCCAGCGCGCCCAGAAGGAGCGTCTGGAGAAGGAGCTGGCCAAGCAACAGGCCGTCTCTGAACCGGACGAGGTTCTGGCCCTGCTCGACACCCCGCGCTGA
- a CDS encoding GFA family protein gives MTNKMHRGGCLCGAVTFTVDGPLRPVVACHCEQCRRLSGNYVAATSAPVDHVAIDGPVTWYRSSETARRGFCGVCGSNMFWDGPGSALSIMAGVLDQPTGLALAGHIYCEGRGDWYDLPAQERQEPGADASLTTQVIA, from the coding sequence ATGACGAACAAGATGCACCGGGGGGGCTGCCTGTGCGGGGCTGTGACCTTTACCGTGGACGGGCCGCTGCGGCCCGTTGTGGCCTGCCACTGCGAACAATGCCGCAGGTTGTCGGGAAACTACGTGGCCGCCACGTCCGCCCCGGTCGATCATGTCGCCATCGATGGCCCGGTGACCTGGTACCGCAGCAGCGAGACGGCCCGGCGCGGGTTCTGCGGGGTCTGCGGATCGAACATGTTCTGGGACGGGCCGGGCAGTGCCCTGTCGATCATGGCCGGTGTGCTGGATCAGCCGACCGGTCTGGCACTGGCGGGTCACATCTATTGCGAGGGTCGGGGCGACTGGTATGACCTGCCTGCGCAGGAACGACAGGAACCAGGGGCGGATGCGTCCCTGACGACACAGGTGATCGCATGA
- a CDS encoding CynX/NimT family MFS transporter, which yields MINRWTILFVLFFARTTMAFQFQSIAALSPLMQEAYGLSLVDIGLLIGLYLAPGVVVAIPGGTFAARFGDKRIVAASLLTMALGGILLAWGPGDWSLTAGRVLAGIGGVVTNVVMTKLVVDWFAGREISTAMAIFINSWPVGIALALLILPGLAAIGGLGMAWAVVVGTILVGFVLFVLVYRVPEGAAQGATDVRVARFPIAALFLAGMIWALYNSALAIVFSFGPALLTERGMDLVEAGSVVSLFMIVFSIAVPLGGFVADRSGRRDSVILVSLAGFALVMPLALFSGTAALPILFAVAGALFGLSAGPIVGLPSGVLSAQARAFAMGCYFTVYYAWMMAVPALAGGLADWSGTVDATIWVGTGMSIAAMICLLMFRRIARTLPASVSL from the coding sequence ATGATCAACCGCTGGACCATCCTGTTCGTCCTGTTCTTCGCGCGCACGACGATGGCGTTTCAATTCCAGTCCATCGCGGCGCTGTCCCCGCTCATGCAGGAGGCCTATGGGCTCAGCCTTGTGGATATCGGTCTTCTGATCGGTCTTTACCTGGCCCCGGGTGTCGTCGTCGCGATCCCCGGCGGGACGTTTGCCGCGCGGTTCGGGGACAAGAGGATCGTGGCGGCCAGTCTGCTGACCATGGCCTTGGGTGGGATCCTGCTTGCCTGGGGGCCGGGGGATTGGTCGCTGACCGCCGGGCGCGTGCTGGCGGGCATTGGGGGCGTTGTGACCAACGTCGTGATGACCAAGCTTGTCGTCGACTGGTTTGCGGGTCGGGAAATCTCGACCGCGATGGCGATCTTCATCAACTCCTGGCCGGTGGGTATCGCGCTGGCGCTGCTGATCCTGCCGGGGCTGGCGGCGATTGGCGGATTGGGGATGGCCTGGGCGGTTGTGGTCGGCACGATCCTTGTGGGTTTCGTGTTGTTTGTTCTGGTTTACCGCGTGCCCGAAGGGGCGGCACAGGGCGCGACCGATGTTCGGGTGGCCCGGTTTCCGATCGCGGCGCTGTTCCTCGCCGGGATGATCTGGGCGCTTTACAACAGCGCCCTGGCCATCGTGTTCAGCTTCGGGCCTGCGCTTTTGACCGAACGGGGTATGGACCTGGTCGAGGCGGGGTCGGTGGTGAGCCTGTTCATGATCGTGTTTTCAATCGCTGTTCCGCTGGGTGGCTTTGTGGCCGATCGCAGTGGGCGACGGGACAGCGTGATCCTGGTCAGTCTGGCGGGCTTCGCGCTTGTGATGCCGCTGGCGCTGTTCAGCGGGACGGCCGCTTTGCCGATCCTGTTCGCGGTGGCCGGTGCGCTGTTCGGTCTGTCGGCGGGGCCGATCGTGGGCTTGCCGTCCGGGGTGCTGTCGGCGCAGGCGCGGGCGTTTGCGATGGGCTGCTATTTCACCGTCTACTATGCCTGGATGATGGCTGTGCCCGCGCTGGCCGGTGGTCTTGCGGATTGGAGCGGGACGGTCGATGCGACCATCTGGGTGGGGACGGGCATGTCCATCGCGGCGATGATCTGTCTGCTTATGTTCAGGCGAATCGCCCGGACGCTGCCCGCGTCGGTGTCGCTCTGA